One Neodiprion pinetum isolate iyNeoPine1 chromosome 1, iyNeoPine1.2, whole genome shotgun sequence genomic window carries:
- the LOC124224846 gene encoding LOW QUALITY PROTEIN: adenylate cyclase type 10 (The sequence of the model RefSeq protein was modified relative to this genomic sequence to represent the inferred CDS: deleted 2 bases in 1 codon; substituted 1 base at 1 genomic stop codon) — MSKQTPLSKSKQSLVDRQSNFTSSLKDFGIDDDEDLIESKKSSMLSTSSHQKMKETKLRLLTSAKIENHTKIFASMCPDEILDHVNDYHTREYYTTLMLGDVSGFTELTEKYTRTGQGGPSKLTEILNSYIGAMVQEILSHKGDVLKFSGDAFIVMWKIHDDMVMQDVAVEAMQTACIIQKHFGSFDTDVGVVLKVKLAIASGKICFTSIGDPETMSHYIITGNPVWEVKAAEGMCRGGDIIVAPSSWQWANPNDYVYEAMPDGVHTLLLATTIMWDPDVDRYSKIEIESEHDMSTLEDQNVTLFNSCTTDRVPEPEAAPVLLNLTGDTLDDYRRWQVDYSLRPKVNKVAKARMKNALRCYMIRPIVHAVEMDEPIEYLTEMRQVVILFINIITDVGQKKLIRLVDTAYKIVCGIVDGMQGCVNKTSLFDKDLMFLCIFGLRGDKHELESQIGLRCASKIHATLSVRKNFGSVAVGVTTGMTYCGVVGHILRREYTVIGMAVNKAARLMCAYPNRVVCDRESFLRSRLEARHFILQEPKYLKGISNVGPIYEFVEQLVPEDQESRENMYPILGREEELNTFRRMLLNVINFHKIKKDQPDAELTHNALVIRGEPRSGKTRLLDEMIHHIPPTIPCNHTSLIQNDYKSPYTLVCLILSIPLGFTASSTPQEREDKIITNMGKIYFPHLLCSLNEVFNVNFDISNKYRELPDSEKREIMEKLLGKLMSHTFTRQWVILIDDAEYCDSETASLLPIIMKTDFIFFVMAFGHKVSSEFSVPYEVSKKAEVSTSLIRSTSTSLNYDIQVIDLLGLDKWYHAGLACQILGVRAISAELEKVIQEKSSGNPGWIESYLVCLVQSGDLLKQDINKNQLCHLGLVCPPEEMVCRXNERSIPVLVSLSSTFFIQLRLTSENRTSLHSTEPKKADGWPMYQSSYRESAVNLIDRKLSDVAASIENVTLMPNITICITSPTFSIDDNDLELKMDVVILKMFDALSPLDQLLLKTAAVLGETFNRYMLTNLLESTTEREFALAIKRLYELKILACAMGDFKRNSGAMVHLRKFRKINMSSEIRCACTGIVITEACADLPKYASCGLIRFKISMFRDTMYRLLTENHKVEIHDKALKYLQQRTRRCKACGGGHFAKLLGMRYEEDQREKKSRDETMSYLQHLTDFPVEKQAENPEIRNLQTVLGSSTENIAEDHIGCLAAFKPVKKSPTRTFSNLDFSECSCNSILVTMYTQVVDHCHSIGKRCKYVQWVRCAESKSQMTSTLTFVGRKDKMLIAILEFVEVSLSSCNIPQARKLLHDGELILEQVRTMQLQLEMKGLSEDEAITIPYLTGKIQTLYGRCCLESGQPKLAQDYLYEAIRSLGHKYPRSIFANKFKAMLSLQYQKLMLRFLRSCTVGVANEYAADFSDQLANCFAQMFILFRTNQWWHHSHLAAIWGLNAALEANQDFFVLCTAYAHMIIVAHHFNHKSIIPDLENYALIMCCRKEDAVELQELKAVAELYHVIFRSRWMRGEIDKALNIGFTTMKICHTIHAMRLKLSLLPTLVHILLLKCQYSDVVSMLNEMETLANEDADKAGRTWYYALCVDFQLEFGLSVISFRKCEQYYLEAGSTIMSFRDPSAEKRYFTNMWLWCVRNDDWEAATVWGSKIPPIAFDHNTDATTDSLTALKKLEGLLILYVHRMDTKNAKANIVTHKEIRSLLKLIHTAVQSKSIAAPRYMLLRAYYKMIRNRTGAGMKLVQKSQKLALAQTNKMINQWAMHCAKVSCFQVWNGAMNPIQRDFWKEHCTLNSVLDWHEVDMNSCKVVPFSLPLPKYPH, encoded by the exons atgtCTAAACAGACACCTCTTTCAAAATCCAAGCAATCTCTCGTCGACAGACAATCCAATTTTACATCATCTCTAAAAGACTTCGGCATTGATGACGATGAAG ATTTAATCGAGTCGAAGAAATCATCTATGCTTAGTACCTCATCGCAtcagaaaatgaaagagaCTAAACTTCGTCTACTAACATCAGCCAAAATAGAGAATCatacaaaaatatttgctTCAATGTGTCCTGATGAAATTTTGGACCACGTCAATGATTATCACACCAGAGAATATTACACAACTCTTATGCTAGGCGACGTTTCAG GTTTCACTGAACTTACGGAAAAGTATACAAGAACTGGTCAAGGTGGTCCTTCTAAATTGACGGAAATACTCAACAGTTATATCGGTGCAATGGTTCAGGAAATCCTATCGCACAAAGGAGACGTGCTCAAGTTTTCTGGAGATGCGTTCATTGTAATGTGGAAGATCCATGACGATATGGTGATGCAGGATGTAGCAGTAGAAGCAATGCAGACTGCGTGCATTATTCAAAAGCATTTTGGCTCTTTCGATACAGATGTTGGCGTTGTTTTAAAAG TAAAACTGGCAATAGCATCTGGAAAAATATGCTTCACATCGATCGGAGATCCTGAAACTATGTCTCACTACATCATCACCGGGAATCCAGTCTGGGAAGTCAAAGCAGCTGAGGGAATGTGCCG CGGTGGGGATATAATTGTTGCGCCAAGCAGCTGGCAATGGGCTAATCCGAATGATTACGTGTATGAGGCCATGCCTGATGGTGTTCATACTTTATTACTGGCGACGACAATTATGTGGGATCCAGACGTAGACAGATACTCGAAGATAG AAATTGAATCGGAGCATGATATGAGTACTTTGGAGGATCAAAATGTAACATTGTTCAACAGTTGTACCACGGACAGAGTTCCGGAACCTGAGGCTGCTCCAGTACTTCTGAATCTAACAGGAGATACGTTGGACGATTATCGACGGTGGCAAGTGGATTATAGCC TTAGGCCAAAGGTGAACAAAGTGGCAAAAGCTCGTATGAAGAACGCTTTGAGATGCTACATGATAAGGCCGATAGTTCACGCAGTTGAGATGGACGAACCTATAGAGTATCTGACTGAGATGCGTCAGGTAGTTATTTTgttcataaatataataacagaTGTCGGtcagaaaaaattgatccgTTTGGTTGATACTGCGTATAAAATCGTTTGCGG AATTGTAGATGGCATGCAAGGCTGCGTGAATAAAACTTCACTATTTGATAAGGATCTTATGTTCCTGTGCATATTTGGTCTTCGTGGTGACAAACATgagttagaatctcaaatcgGCTTACGTTGCGCTTCAAAAATTCACGCAACATTGTCTGTACGAAAGAATTTCGGATCCGTTGCAGTCGGAGTGACGACTGGTATGACTTATTGTGGTGTCGTTGGACACATATTGAGAAGAGAATACACTGTTATTGGTATGGCTGTCAATAAAGCGGCAAGATTGATGTGCGCGTACCCTAATCGT GTTGTCTGTGATCGAGAAAGTTTTCTTCGTTCTCGTTTAGAAGCAAGGCATTTCATTTTACAGGAGCCAAAGTATTTGAAAGGAATAAGCAACGTTGGACCAATTTATGAATTTGTTGAACAATTGGT ACCAGAAGATCAAGAGTCACGCGAAAACATGTACCCTATTCTAGGCAGGGAGGAGGAATTGAATACTTTCAGACGAATGTTGCTAAATGTAATAAACTttcacaaaattaaaaaagatcaGCCTGATGCAGAATTGACACATAACGCTCTGGTTATAAG GGGCGAACCGAGATCTGGAAAGACTAGATTACTGGATGAGATGATTCACCACATTCCACCCACAATACCGTGCAATCATACATCCCTTATTCAAAATGATTACAAG TCTCCTTATACATTGGTTTGTCTCATTCTCTCGATTCCTCTTGGATTTACCGCATCTTCGACACCTCAAGAGCGTGAAGATAAGATCATTACTAATAtgggaaaaatatattttccacACCTACTGTGTTCGCTGAATGAAGTgttcaacgtcaattttgACATTAGCAATAAATACAGAGAACTGCCAGACAGtgaaaaacgagaaataaTGGAAAAGCTCCTTGGCAAACTTATGAGTCACACATTTACTCGACAATGGGTGATTCTGATCGACGATGCTGAATATTGTGACAGCGAAACAGCTTCTCTTCTACCGATAATAATGAAAACGGATTTTATATTCTTTGTCATGGCGTTTGGACACAAAGTGTCATCGGAATTTTCAGTACCATatgaagtttcaaaaaaagCAGAGG TGAGCACATCGTTAATTCGTTCAACTAGTACATCATTAAACTATGATATTCAGGTCATAGATTTGCTGGGATTAGACAAATGGTATCACGCAGGGCTTGCGTGCCAAATACTAGGAGTCAGAGCGATTTCCGCAGAATTAGAAAA AGTGATTCAAGAAAAGAGTTCTGGTAATCCCGGTTGGATAGAAAGTTATTTGGTATGCCTCGTGCAATCGGGTGATTTGCTGAAACAAGacataaataaaaaccaaCTTTGCCATCTCGGACTTGTATGTCCTCCTGAAGAAATGGTGTGCAGGTGAAACGAACGGTCTATACCAGTATTAGTATCGCTGAGTTCaacgttttttattcaactcaGGTTGACATCGGAAAATCGGACTAGCTTGCATAGTACCGAACCAAAAAAGGCAGACGGGTGGCCCATGTATCAATCCAGCTATAGG GAAAGTGCGGTAAATTTGATAGATAGAAAACTATCAGATGTAGCAGCTTCAATCGAAAATGTGACACTGATGCCAAATATTACAATATGCATAACTTCACCAACATTTTCTATCGATGATAATGATCTTGAATTAAAAATGGATG TTGTGATATTAAAAATGTTCGATGCATTGTCCCCGCTTGATCAGCTACTGCTCAAAACGGCTGCTGTACTCGGAGAAACATTCAACAGATACATGCTCACTAATCTTTTGGAAAGTACAACTGAAAGAGAATTCGCATTGG CTATTAAGAGATTGTACGAGTTAAAAATACTAGCCTGCGCAATGGGAGATTTTAAGCGAAATTCAGGCGCCATGGTCCATCTAAGGAAATTTAGGAAGATTAATATGAGTTCGGAAATTCGCTGCGCTTGTACCGGCATTGTTATTACAG AAGCTTGTGCTGATTTGCCAAAATATGCTTCGTGCGGCCTTATACGCTTCAAGATATCTATGTTCAGAGACACAATGTACAG GCTACTGACGGAGAATCATAAGGTGGAAATTCATGACAAAGCTTTGAAATATCTTCAACAGAGGACAAGGCGGTGTAAGGCATGCGGTGGTGGACATTTTGCAAAGCTTTTGGGTATGAGATATGAAGAAGATCAACGTGAAAAGAAAAGTCGTGATGAAACTATGAGTTACCTACAACACCTGACTGATTTTCCAGTTGAGAAACAGGCAGAGAATCCTGAAATAA GGAA TTTACAAACTGTGTTAGGTTCAAGCACAGAAAATATAGCCGAGGACCATATTGGTTGCCTCGCAGCTTTCAAACCTGTTAAGAAAAGCCCCACTCGCACATTCTCTAATTTAGACTTCTCTGAGTGTTCGTGCAATTCGATACTTGTTACCATGTACACACAAGTCGTGGATCATTGTCATAGCATAGGTAAGCGCTGCAAATACGTTCAATGGGTACGTTGTGCAGAATCAAAAAGCCAAATGACATCAACGCTTACATTTGTAGGGCGCAAAGATAAAATGTTGATTGCGATATTGGAATTTGTTGAGGTGTCACTGTCTTCATGCAATATTCCACAGGCAAGAAAATTACTGCATGATGGGGAATTAATTTTAGAACAAGTGAGAACGATGCAACTACAACTTGAA ATGAAAGGGTTAAGTGAGGACGAGGCTATAACTATACCCTATTTGAcaggaaaaattcaaactcttTATGGAAGGTGTTGTCTTGAATCTGGGCAACCTAAACTCGCTCAAGATTATTTATACGAGGCTATAAGAAGTCTGGGGCATAAATATCCAAGGAGTATATTTGCCAATAAATTCAAAGCTATGCTTTCTCTTCAATATCAAAAACTGATGCTCAGATTTTTACGCAGTTGTACTGTCGGTGTTGCAAATGAATATGCCGCTGACTTTAGCGATCAACTGGCTAATTGCTTCGCGCAAATGTTTATATTATTCAGG ACAAATCAATGGTGGCATCATAGTCATTTGGCTGCCATATGGGGTCTAAATGCAGCACTCGAAGCAAATCAAGATTTCTTTGTGCTCTGTACTGCATACGCGCACATGATCATAGTAGCACATCACTTCAATCACAA AAGTATAATACCGGATTTGGAAAATTATGCATTAATCATGTGCTGCCGTAAAGAAGATGCCGTCGAATTGCAGGAGTTAAAAGCTGTCGCCGAATTGTATCATGTAATTTTCCGTTCACGTTGGATGAGAGGGGAGATAGACAAAGCACTGAATATTGGTTTTACTACCATGAAAATCTGCCACACTATTCACGCTATGCGGTTAAAACTTTCTCTGTTACCTACACTGGTTCATATATTACTTCTGAAATGTCAATATAGCGATGTTGTTTCTATGCTGAATGAAATGG AAACATTAGCGAACGAAGATGCAGATAAGGCAGGTAGAACTTGGTATTACGCTCTTTGCGTGGATTTTCAACTGGAATTCGGGCTCTCTGTTATTTCATTTCGCAAGTGCGAACAATATTATCTAGAGGCTGGTAGCACAATTATGTCATTTCGAGATCCTAGCGCTGAAAAACGATATTTTACCAATATGTGGCTATG GTGTGTCAGAAATGATGATTGGGAGGCCGCAACGGTTTGGGGAAGCAAGATTCCACCCATAGCTTTCGATCATAATACAGATGCGACTACAGATTCGTTAACGGCACTGAAAAAACTTGAAGGGCTTCTTATATTATATG TTCATAGAATGGATACTAAAAATGCAAAGGCCAATATAGTGACACATAAGGAAATTCGCTCACTGTTGAAACTAATACATACAGCAGTCCAGTCAAAAAGTATTGCAGCACCGAG GTACATGCTGTTACGGGCATATTATAAAATGATCCGAAACCGAACTGGAGCAGGAATGAAATTGGTGCAAAAGTCGCAAAAACTTGCATTGGCgcaaacaaataaaatgattaatCAGTGGGCTATGCACTGTGCAAAG GTATCCTGCTTCCAGGTATGGAATGGTGCTATGAACCCGATTCAACGCGACTTTTGGAAGGAGCACTGCACTCTAAATAGCGTTTTGGATTGGCACGAAGTTGATATGAATAGCTGCAAAGTCGTACCATTTTCACTACCATTACCAAAATATCCTCATTAG